Proteins from a single region of Argiope bruennichi chromosome 6, qqArgBrue1.1, whole genome shotgun sequence:
- the LOC129971219 gene encoding dnaJ homolog subfamily A member 2-like isoform X1, translating to MADTKLYDLLGVSRHANDTEIKKAYRKLAKEYHPDKNPTEGEKFKEISFAYEVLSDPKKREIYDRSGIKGLQGGGDEGGMAADDLFSHLFGGGLFGMGMGMGGSRRRKRGEDTVYPLKVTLEELYNGKTSKLNLNKTVICKACDGLGGRPGAVNRCPACQGRGIKVTYRQLGPGMVQHMQAACQDCNGEGEVLNERDRCKVCKGKKIVHETKRLEVHVDKGMVDGQKIYFRGDGNQQPGVEPGDVIIVLQQLPHERFQRDGCDLFMTHSLTLTEALCGFVVVIKHLDGRDLVVRQQPGEVISPGTIKGVAHEGMPVYKNPFERGNLYIKFNVTFPDNHFTDVNNLKLLERFLPPRPVFEMPTHENVEEVDLHDYDPDSYRGASGSRSEAYDSDDDERCRGPGVQCAHQ from the exons gCATACAGAAAGCTAGCCAAAGAGTATCATCCCGATAAAAATCCTACTGAAGGAGAAAAa ttcaaagaaatttcatttgcatatgAAGTCTTGTCTGATCCCAAAAAGCGTGAGATTTATGATCGCTCAGGTATCAAAGGTCTTCAAGGAGGTGGAGA TGAAGGTGGAATGGCTGCGGATGACCTTTTTAGTCATCTCTTTGGTGGAGGACTCTTTGGCATGGGTATGGGAATGGGTGGAAGTCGCAGACGTAAGCGTGGTGAAGACACTGTTTATCCCTTGAA AGTTACTCTTGAAGAATTGTATAATGGAAAAACTTCCAAACTAAATCTTAACAAGACTGTTATTTGTAAAGCTTGTGATGG GTTGGGTGGTCGACCTGGAGCTGTTAACAGATGCCCAGCATGTCAAGGCCGTGGAATAAAAGTTACTTATCGACAGCTAGGACCTGGTATGGTTCAGCATATGCAGGCAGCTTGCCAAGATTGTAATGGAGAAG GTGAGGTTTTGAATGAACGTGACCGGTGTAAAGTATGCAAAGGCAAAAAGATTGTTCACGAGACCAAACGTTTAGAAGTACATGTAGATAAAGGAATGGTTGATGGGCAGAAGATATATTTCAGAGGTGACGGTAACCAACAG CCTGGAGTCGAGCCTGGTGATGTGATCATTGTTCTACAGCAGTTGCCACATGAACGCTTCCAACGAGATGGCTGTGATCTGTTTATGACTCATAGTTTGACATTAACTGAAGCTCTATGTGGGTTTGTTGTGGTCATTAAGCATTTGGATGGTAGAGATTTAGTTGTTCGGCAACAACCTGGAGAAGTTATTAGTCCTG GTACTATTAAAGGTGTAGCTCATGAAGGAATGCCTGTCTACAAAAATCCATTTGAACGAGGGAATTTGTACATTAAATTCAATGTAACATTCCCTGATAATCACTTCACTGATGTAAATAACTTGAAG CTTCTTGAGAGATTTTTACCTCCAAGGCCAGTGTTTGAAATGCCAACTCATGAAAATGTAGAAGAGGTTGATTTGCATGACTATGACCCAGATTCATACAGGGGTGCCAGCGGTAGCCGTTCAGAAGCTTACGATTCAGATGATGACGAGAGATGTCGTGGGCCTGGTGTACAATGTGCGCATCAATAG
- the LOC129971219 gene encoding dnaJ homolog subfamily A member 2-like isoform X2, protein MADTKLYDLLGVSRHANDTEIKKAYRKLAKEYHPDKNPTEGEKFKEISFAYEVLSDPKKREIYDRSGIKGLQGGGDGGMAADDLFSHLFGGGLFGMGMGMGGSRRRKRGEDTVYPLKVTLEELYNGKTSKLNLNKTVICKACDGLGGRPGAVNRCPACQGRGIKVTYRQLGPGMVQHMQAACQDCNGEGEVLNERDRCKVCKGKKIVHETKRLEVHVDKGMVDGQKIYFRGDGNQQPGVEPGDVIIVLQQLPHERFQRDGCDLFMTHSLTLTEALCGFVVVIKHLDGRDLVVRQQPGEVISPGTIKGVAHEGMPVYKNPFERGNLYIKFNVTFPDNHFTDVNNLKLLERFLPPRPVFEMPTHENVEEVDLHDYDPDSYRGASGSRSEAYDSDDDERCRGPGVQCAHQ, encoded by the exons gCATACAGAAAGCTAGCCAAAGAGTATCATCCCGATAAAAATCCTACTGAAGGAGAAAAa ttcaaagaaatttcatttgcatatgAAGTCTTGTCTGATCCCAAAAAGCGTGAGATTTATGATCGCTCAGGTATCAAAGGTCTTCAAGGAGGTGGAGATG GTGGAATGGCTGCGGATGACCTTTTTAGTCATCTCTTTGGTGGAGGACTCTTTGGCATGGGTATGGGAATGGGTGGAAGTCGCAGACGTAAGCGTGGTGAAGACACTGTTTATCCCTTGAA AGTTACTCTTGAAGAATTGTATAATGGAAAAACTTCCAAACTAAATCTTAACAAGACTGTTATTTGTAAAGCTTGTGATGG GTTGGGTGGTCGACCTGGAGCTGTTAACAGATGCCCAGCATGTCAAGGCCGTGGAATAAAAGTTACTTATCGACAGCTAGGACCTGGTATGGTTCAGCATATGCAGGCAGCTTGCCAAGATTGTAATGGAGAAG GTGAGGTTTTGAATGAACGTGACCGGTGTAAAGTATGCAAAGGCAAAAAGATTGTTCACGAGACCAAACGTTTAGAAGTACATGTAGATAAAGGAATGGTTGATGGGCAGAAGATATATTTCAGAGGTGACGGTAACCAACAG CCTGGAGTCGAGCCTGGTGATGTGATCATTGTTCTACAGCAGTTGCCACATGAACGCTTCCAACGAGATGGCTGTGATCTGTTTATGACTCATAGTTTGACATTAACTGAAGCTCTATGTGGGTTTGTTGTGGTCATTAAGCATTTGGATGGTAGAGATTTAGTTGTTCGGCAACAACCTGGAGAAGTTATTAGTCCTG GTACTATTAAAGGTGTAGCTCATGAAGGAATGCCTGTCTACAAAAATCCATTTGAACGAGGGAATTTGTACATTAAATTCAATGTAACATTCCCTGATAATCACTTCACTGATGTAAATAACTTGAAG CTTCTTGAGAGATTTTTACCTCCAAGGCCAGTGTTTGAAATGCCAACTCATGAAAATGTAGAAGAGGTTGATTTGCATGACTATGACCCAGATTCATACAGGGGTGCCAGCGGTAGCCGTTCAGAAGCTTACGATTCAGATGATGACGAGAGATGTCGTGGGCCTGGTGTACAATGTGCGCATCAATAG